In Alphaproteobacteria bacterium CG11_big_fil_rev_8_21_14_0_20_39_49, one genomic interval encodes:
- the grxC gene encoding glutaredoxin 3: MQNVTIYSTQICPHCVRAKMLLKKKGADFKEIDVSKTEDRDAMIEKTGGARTVPQIYIGNTHVGGADDLYELESKGKLDELLAG; the protein is encoded by the coding sequence ATGCAAAACGTAACAATATATAGCACACAAATTTGCCCACATTGCGTAAGGGCAAAAATGCTTCTAAAGAAAAAAGGTGCTGATTTTAAGGAAATTGATGTCAGCAAAACCGAAGACCGTGACGCAATGATAGAAAAAACAGGCGGTGCAAGGACAGTTCCGCAAATATATATAGGCAATACCCATGTAGGCGGTGCTGATGACCTGTATGAATTAGAAAGCAAAGGAAAACTAGATGAGTTGCTAGCCGGTTAA
- a CDS encoding excinuclease ABC subunit B (The UvrABC repair system catalyzes the recognition and processing of DNA lesions. The beta-hairpin of the Uvr-B subunit is inserted between the strands, where it probes for the presence of a lesion) produces MAKKFQLNSKFKPAGDQPVAIERLVSGMNDGQQNQVLLGVTGSGKTFTMANIIEQTQRPTLIMAHNKTLAAQLYSEMKEFFPNNAVEYFVSYYDYYQPEAYIAKTDTYIEKDSSINEQIDLLRHSATRSMLERRDVIVVASVSCIYGIGSPELYYQMTIPLKVGDEVNQSGFTKQLIELAYERNDINFVRGAFRIRGDVIDIFPSHYADMAWRLSFFGNELEEISEFDPLTGEKISDLDEVVIYANSHYVTPRPTLLQAIKEIKVELKERLKFLEESNKLVEAQRLEQRTMFDMEMIQETGSCKGIENYSRYLSGRNSGEHPPTLFEYLPDNAMLFIDESHVTTPQVGAMYKGDRSRKNNLVEHGFRLPSARDNRPLKFEEWDKMRPQTLFVSATPGVFELDLTGGEFVEQLIRPTGLIDPECVIKPVATQVDDVIKECKKVAKNGYRTLITTLTKRMAEDLSNYLQESGLNVTYMHSDIQTLERTEIIQDLRRGVHDVLVGVNLLREGLDIPECGLVAIMDADKEGFLRSETSLIQTIGRAARNVDGYVILYADKITKSMKKALDETDRRREAQKAFNKEHGITPASIQKSIAESIKVDEKEDKQKKPVLKGKELEKYINKLQKQMMEAASNLEFERAAELRDELHELEHKELGII; encoded by the coding sequence ATGGCTAAAAAATTCCAATTAAATTCTAAATTCAAACCGGCAGGTGACCAGCCTGTTGCAATAGAAAGGCTCGTAAGCGGTATGAATGACGGGCAGCAAAATCAGGTTTTGCTCGGCGTTACAGGTTCGGGTAAAACCTTTACTATGGCAAATATTATCGAGCAAACTCAACGCCCGACCCTTATAATGGCACATAACAAAACTCTTGCGGCTCAGTTATATTCGGAAATGAAGGAATTTTTCCCCAATAATGCAGTTGAATATTTCGTATCTTACTATGATTATTATCAGCCTGAGGCATATATAGCCAAAACAGATACCTATATAGAAAAGGATTCATCAATCAACGAGCAGATAGATTTGCTCAGGCACTCGGCGACAAGGTCTATGTTAGAAAGGAGAGATGTTATTGTAGTGGCATCGGTTTCGTGTATCTACGGTATCGGTTCGCCGGAGCTTTATTATCAGATGACCATTCCTTTAAAGGTTGGTGATGAAGTAAATCAATCGGGATTTACCAAGCAGCTAATAGAGCTTGCATATGAAAGGAACGATATAAATTTTGTGCGTGGTGCGTTCAGGATAAGGGGTGATGTTATAGATATATTCCCGTCACATTATGCCGATATGGCATGGCGGCTTTCTTTCTTTGGCAATGAGTTGGAGGAAATAAGCGAGTTTGACCCGCTTACGGGCGAGAAGATATCTGACTTAGATGAAGTTGTGATATATGCCAACAGCCACTATGTTACCCCGCGTCCTACGTTATTGCAGGCTATAAAGGAAATAAAAGTTGAATTAAAAGAACGCCTGAAATTCTTAGAGGAAAGCAATAAGTTAGTTGAAGCCCAACGCCTTGAGCAGCGAACTATGTTCGATATGGAGATGATACAGGAAACAGGCTCTTGTAAAGGTATCGAGAATTATTCAAGATATTTATCAGGCAGAAATTCAGGGGAACACCCGCCTACTTTGTTTGAGTATCTACCCGATAATGCCATGTTGTTCATTGATGAAAGCCATGTGACAACACCGCAGGTGGGAGCTATGTATAAGGGCGATAGGTCACGCAAGAATAATCTGGTAGAGCATGGGTTCAGGCTGCCTTCTGCAAGGGATAACAGACCGCTCAAATTTGAAGAGTGGGATAAGATGCGTCCGCAGACATTGTTTGTGTCGGCAACACCGGGAGTGTTCGAGCTTGATTTAACGGGAGGAGAATTTGTTGAACAGCTAATCCGCCCGACAGGGCTTATCGACCCTGAATGTGTTATCAAGCCTGTGGCAACACAAGTAGACGATGTTATAAAAGAATGTAAAAAAGTCGCCAAGAACGGCTATCGAACCCTTATTACAACTCTTACCAAGCGTATGGCGGAGGACTTGTCAAACTACCTGCAAGAATCCGGATTGAACGTTACTTATATGCACTCGGATATTCAGACATTGGAGCGTACCGAGATAATTCAGGATTTAAGGCGTGGGGTGCATGATGTACTGGTGGGGGTTAACCTGCTGCGTGAAGGATTGGACATTCCCGAATGTGGGCTTGTGGCAATTATGGACGCTGATAAGGAAGGCTTCCTGCGTTCGGAAACATCTTTGATACAGACAATAGGGCGTGCGGCAAGGAATGTGGACGGCTATGTTATTTTATATGCAGATAAGATAACTAAATCCATGAAAAAGGCGTTAGATGAAACCGACCGCCGCCGTGAGGCACAAAAAGCATTCAATAAGGAACACGGAATAACACCTGCTTCCATACAGAAAAGCATCGCCGAATCTATCAAAGTTGATGAAAAAGAGGATAAACAGAAAAAGCCTGTTTTAAAAGGCAAAGAACTAGAGAAATATATCAATAAACTGCAAAAACAAATGATGGAAGCCGCATCAAATCTTGAATTTGAACGTGCGGCAGAGCTTAGGGACGAGCTGCACGAACTGGAGCATAAGGAATTGGGGATTATATAG